In Plodia interpunctella isolate USDA-ARS_2022_Savannah chromosome 17, ilPloInte3.2, whole genome shotgun sequence, one genomic interval encodes:
- the LOC128677223 gene encoding protein FAM161A: MSHRCSVFKNLCLKVPVDPINKMPKTAYERKDKPSNDPSLDSPSTVGSITAPDVDAEKLKDFYRSIPDYNDINHLTEEEFYLTLKSLRERKRVMLGIAVEHIDSNGLPDKSIAIDTTFAKIDAGTPCRDKITKSKLNYKLRNKYSEEKRDVEKPTYDIDKANNTLVCTNKIKMKRCPRKSFSKDKDSNGIDELKVTPVKTSLLKDKNKLERPRRNHSACSISWNDAKLEGKDEIDEKFEQYFDGKKYSPTCTEMDEEFKTRSMPSSPLRMRRNVSPSRGRKIVTIPKPFKMTERDEEDRIVSELRSLRKSFSEDMLDQKYKRKQFKARPVPIESRIPLYDKILEDQAMRRAITKINSEADLRAQMKPFSFTKREEKGGAVCERAVHALPKSKKKKRFKARPVPKNLFSNYFYDKIKEDEFFRSMNRRIRAEELLRASTYPGTMAARERSRLSTPAAHSDLPIDPSPAVPSIASTERPNSPTKNRHRSSSPTKCQKKRDKFMKEDLLTTSPQPFRFNTADRAAKKMLDITKKIYQDSKCTESGSGNGAPGSRAYSALDLRAAASGRSNLAALLRAEAVRRRFEVESARRLADQRRRMEMKQRDRLLRSKPAWHLVKNNHEEDIAMRLQTRRDEERMRREEFLHEMELMYGRVHDQPMLFERYYAPRPYAVPVDSIQISPRKSPKKRSSCKSHHYTSPIRSRKVSINDTAETFNGDLSEYLNKIDDDKLFSDSEVAIDSLDGAKL; encoded by the exons ATGAGCCATCGTTGCAGTGTATTCAAGAACTTATGTCTCAAAGTTCCCGTTGATCCCATTAATAAAATGCCTAAAACTGCATATGAACGAAAAGATAAACCTTCAAACGACCCGAGCTTAGATTCTCCTTCAACAGTGGGTTCTATTACTGCCCCTGATGTTGACGCAGAAAAGTTGAAAGATTTCTACAGGAGCATTCCTGATTACAATGACATCAACCATCTTACAGAAGaagagttttatttaacactGAAATCATTGAGGGAAAGGAAAAGGGTAATGTTAGGTATTGCAGTGGAGCACATTGACTCCAATGGTTTACCAGACAAATCAATAGCCATTGATACTACATTTGCTAAAATAGACGCCGGCACTCCTTGCCGGGATAAAATTACCAAATCTAAGTTAAACTATAAactgagaaataaatattctgaAGAAAAGAGAGATGTAGAGAAACCTACATACGATATTGATAAGGCTAACAATACTCTTGTATgtactaacaaaataaaaatgaaaagatGTCCCAGAAAATCCTTTTCAAAGGATAAGGATTCTAACGGCATAGATGAACTTAAAGTAACGCCGGTTAAAACTAGTCTACTAAAAGACAAGAATAAATTAGAAAGACCAAGAAGGAACCATTCAGCATGTTCTATATCTTGGAACGACGCTAAGCTTGAAGGCAAGGATGAAATTGATGAGAAAtttgaacaatattttgatgGAAAGAAATACAGTCCTACATGTACTGAGATGGATGAAGAGTTTAAAACTAGAAGTATGCCTTCAAGCCCATTACGAATGCGTCGTAACGTATCACCCTCTAGAGGGCGTAAGATAGTAACGATACCAAAACCTTTTAAAATGACGGAAAG AGATGAAGAAGACAGAATTGTAAGCGAACTTCGGAGCTTACGAAAGTCTTTCTCTGAAGATATGCTGGACCAGAAGTACAAGCGGAAGCAGTTCAAAGCGAGGCCTGTTCCCATTGAATCCCGGATTCCCCTCTACGACAAGATCCTGGAAGACCAGGCCATGAG ACGAgcaatcacaaaaataaatagtgagGCGGACCTGCGAGCTCAGATGAAACCCTTCAGTTTCACCAAGCGAGAAGAGAAGGGAGGCGCGGTGTGCGAAAGGGCGGTGCACGCTCTGCCTAAGAgcaagaagaagaagcgatTCAAAGCCCGGCCCGTGCCCAAAAACCTATTTTCCAATTATTTCTATGACAAAATTAAGGAGGATGAATTTTTCCG atCCATGAATCGCCGCATTCGAGCAGAGGAGCTATTGCGAGCGTCAACTTACCCTGGTACCATGGCGGCGCGTGAGCGCAGTCGTCTTTCCACTCCGGCAGCTCATAGTGACCTACCCATCGACCCCTCGCCAGCAG TCCCGTCCATCGCGTCTACAGAACGGCCCAACAGTCCAACCAAAAATCGGCACAGGTCTTCGAGCCCCACAAAATGCCAGAAGAAACGTGACAAATTCATGAAAGAGGACCTGCTGACCACAAGTCCTCAGCCTTTTCGATTCAACACTGCTGATCGTGCTGCTAAGAAG aTGCTGGACATAACAAAGAAGATATACCAAGATAGCAAATGCACGGAAAGCGGTAGCGGCAACGGCGCCCCAGGGTCGCGAGCGTACTCCGCGCTGGACCTCCGCGCAGCCGCGTCGGGGCGCTCTAACCTAGCCGCGCTGCTCCGCGCGGAGGCCGTGCGCAGGAGGTTTGAGGTGGAGTCCGCGCGGCGACTGGCGGACCAGCGCCGGCGGATGGAGATGAAGCAGCGGGATAGATTGTTGCGATCCAAGCCCGCGTGGCATCTCGTCAAAAATAA CCACGAGGAAGACATAGCAATGAGACTTCAAACTCGAAGAGACGAGGAGAGGATGAGGCGCGAGGAGTTCCTCCACGAGATGGAGCTGATGTACGGCAGGGTGCACGATCAACCGATGCTGTTTGAGCGGTATTATGCTCCGAGGCCGTACGCTGTGCCAGTCGACTCCATTCAGATTTCTCCACGAAAGTCACCAAAGAAGCGTTCAAGCTGCAAGTCCCATCATTATACTAGTCCAATTAGGTCCAGAAAGGTGTCCATCAATGACACAGCAGAAACTTTTAATGGTGACCTGTCTgagtatttaaataagatCGATGATGACAAGTTATTCTCGGACTCCGAAGTGGCTATAGACAGCTTAGACGGTgctaaattgtaa